The nucleotide sequence TATTCTTTCTGAATTCGGCTTGTAACTGTATGGCATGGTCATCACGAAATCGTCCTAATTCATATCCTCGTAAGATCTGTTTTCCTCCAATCATAGAAAGCTCATGAAACGGAACATCGCCAAAAGTGGACTTAAAAAGTAGATGATAAGCCAATACATTCTTTCCGTCATTTGTTAAATCATGATATCTCCTTCCATCTATTTCTAAGGTAAAAAAGGAACCTTTATCCATTAAGCTTTTATAGAAAACAGCCGCTACATCTAGATAGTAATTTTTAGTAGGAGTTAAAATACTGTTTCGCTTGTCCCACATAAATACAGGGCCAATTCCTAAATAACTACCACCATCTGCATAAGGTAATTCTGGTGGAGGTTCAATGGCTTCACCAGAGTCTTTTTGGTAAGAGACATCAAAAATATTGATAGATCGTATTCTTGCTCCCATAAATATTTTGGGCTGGATCTGTTTCAAAAACCTTTCTTTAAATTCAATTGAATGATACTCTGCATTTACCCATTCTTCGTTTGGGCTATCTGGGCCTAAGCGATATAGTTTTTCAGGTGTTTTTTTATATTCAAAAATTCCTTTGAAATAATATTGTTCATGATTGGTCAAAATCGTATGCTCGGAAGACAAATAATTTTGCCCTTTATACGAAGACCCGTAATAGATATTGATATTTGAAGGCCTTGTGTTGTGATCTTTTCTATCAAACTTAAACTGATACAACAAGTATAACCCCAACACCACATCAGTTCTTGGACTGTAAGTAAATGTAGGGGAAGGTAAGATATTATTCTTATACACTTTTTGTTCTACAGAATCTACTTGTGCTTTTGACAAAGTGATACTTAAAACAAAAAGAAAAATATGTACACAGATGGATTTCATCTATTTTTTACCTTCTAATATTTTTTCGTACTGTAGCAGTAATCGTTTTTCTGTCATTAATGTATTTTCAATGAAATAGTCCATTTGACCCAATTTCTCTCTCTCTGTCAACAATTGCATTCCTGTAAATGAGTGCTCCATAAACTTTTCTATAAAATTTAGATAAAGAGCCTGCATTTTATAGAGTGAATTATATTTAGAAAGTTTCTCCAATTTTATATAGGTCACCGCTCCTGAAATTTGAGCCGTTTCCCATGCTGTATCTTCTATCAACTCAAATTCTAATGACAAATCATTATCGACATTCACAGTATCTAATTCTTCTTCAATTACTTTTATCAGATGTCGGATCTTTTTTTGGGTTGCTTCATGTCTAGTGATTAAAGAATCCATCTTGTCATGGTTTTCTTTTACTTCTAACAAGATATCATGGGTTGCTTTTTCAGCTAATACACTATGCTCGTGATTACTCCACATAGTATCGATAAATAAGGCGAACATCACCCCAAATAATACAGAGAAGAACTCCTTAAAATACTTTTGATTGATTTTTACTGGTCTTTTATCCATTAAAAGGTAAACTGTGTTGTAAGCATAAAGAAATGTTGAGTATGTGCATTTCCTGATTGTGTTTCCCAGAAATACTGTCCAGGAACCCAAAAATTATAAGTTGCACAAATCTCCCAATGTCGGTTTAAAGTAATCACTGAGGACAATTGCATAGAATCGCCTAAATCTCTAGAATTACTTTCCCCTGTTCTTAATATACCATTTGATGTGTTATAAACCGCATCATTTAAGCTCGACCTTTGAAAATTCCAATAGGTCAACCTCGATTTTACAATATTGAAAACAGTAAAATCAACATTTGCAGAAATAGATGTCAGATTTTTTCTATCCATCGCTCCATGTTCACCAAAAAATTGAGCGACTTGTGGAAAAAGTGGATTGAATGTTCCTAGGGTATTGTCTCCTTTGTTTTGATCTCCCGAAGAATAATCAAATCCTACCCATACATGAGGTTGAAGTGGTACTTTAGGAAAAGAGACACCAAACTCTGTTGTGATTGAGTAGGCACTAATGTTTTGATCTCCGAAGGAACCAAATTGATACATCGCTTCTACTTCATAGTTAAAGATTCTTTTGATAGGACCCGCAAGTAGAAAACCCGCTGTATACCTTTGTTCATTGGCAGTTCCTTCTTCATAAACAGCATTATTTCTATGTAAACCATAGAAGTAAGGTTCAAAATAGGTACGATCAAAAGAAGACCAACTTGGCACTCCAAATCCAGCAGTTGTAGAGTAAGCGACATCCATAGATTCATACCTTACTCCCCAAAATGTTGTATTCTCATCTCTTGTTGTGTATCCATCTGGAACAGGAATGACAGGTTTGCTCACAAAGGCAACAAGCTTATCACTTTTATTACCCACATAAAACCCTGCCCCATCAAAAGAACGTCTTGTAATAAGCCAGTTTCCTGGTGAAAGTAACCTTTCATGCCCGCCTTGAAGTTCTCTTCTACCTGCCCATACACCCATAAATGTATTGTTATAGAGATCAAATCTATATTCTGCAAAGAGATTTAAAAAAGCACCATCAGTTACGGGTGTTCCTGCTCCTAAACGGTCGCTATTATCTTTGGTAGTATTGGAATAAATACCTTCGGCAAATACTCTAAAATTGTCTCCAAAGTGAATGTCAGCATGTGCCCTTGTTCTAAAAGTGAACAATCCAGAATTCTGAGACATAAACTCTTCATTTACTGTAGGCATGTAACGTAATCTTACTTGTCCACCAAAAGAAGCCCATATCTTGTGATTATTAGAAAGGGGTACATTCTTGATTAAATCAGACCAATCTTGTGCTCTTGATCTTCTTTCTGACCAATCATCTAATTTCCAATTTTCTTTATATCGACGATCCTGATAACTTTCCAAAGGCCAAGAAAGACTATCCTGTCCTTCTGAAAAAAGTGGAATCAAAAAAATCAGAAGGAAACAAATATTCCATTTAGAGTTTACCATGAATTAGATACTAAACTGTTCTAACATTATTCTATCTTCTAAGGATTGATCTTGGTCAAATAGTAGGTGTCGTGTATCTTTTTTGTCTTGCCAAACTTTAGCATGAACTGCATTCTTTACTTCTTTAGAATCGGCCGCAGCTCCAATAGGGCGTTTGGTAGGATCTAAGTTTTTAATTTCGATCGTTACATCGTTGGGTAATAATGCCCCTTTCCATCTTCTAGGTCTAAAAGGCGAAACTGGTGTGAGTGCTAATAAATTTGCATTCAGTGGAATAATAGGGCCATGAGCAGAGAAGTTATATGCTGTACTTCCTGCAGGGGTAGCCACTAAAACCCCATCTGCATTTAAATGTTCTAAAGTTACTTTTCCATTCACAGAAATTTGAAGATTAGCACTCTGACCAGAATATCTAATCACGGATACTTCATTGTATGCTTTATAATGAAAATGCTCACCTTGATCATCTTCAATATCTACTGAAATCGGGCATAGATGAACATCTTGCGAGTGATTAATTCTTTCAAGTAAATCAACATCATCTTTATACTCATTCAATAAGAATCCTAATGTACCTCGATTCATACCAAAAATTGGTTTATCTAAATGAGGATAAGTATGCAGAACCTGTAGTAGGAAGCCATCACCGCCCAAGGCTACAATTACATCTGCATCTTCAGGAGAATGGTTCTCATGTTTTGCTAATAATAAATTATAGGCCTCTTCTGATTTTGGACTTCCTGACTTTAAGAATGCTAATTTTTGATATTTCATAATAAGTTTTGAATGAATGGATTGAATGGATCGTATTATTTAAAAATTGTTTATTCTTCGTACAACATTTCAAATGCTACATCAGCAAAATGTTGTTCACCTAGGCTTGTTTTTACAATAACGAGCGGGTACTGATGCCAATCTTCTACATAGACTTCTTCGATCTCTCTAGATTCATCTCCTAAAAATGGAGCTCCAATAATAAATTCTTTTTTCTTGCCATCTGTATCAATGATAGATACTCCTTTGAATGTTTTCATTAGTTATCTGAGATTTTTTGTGAAAAAATATACTATCATAAGCCTAAAGAAATACATCCAAGGCTTATGATACGGTAGTTATTATGCTGTAGTCTCTTCTTCAGTTGCACCTAGTTTTTCACCAGGTAAAAAGAAACTCAGGAGTAAAGAAATCACAGTGAAAATACTTACTATTAAAAACGTATCTTGGAAAGCTTTTTCCGCTGAGTTATTCACTATCTCTTGGTAAGCTGCCTTTGTTTTTTCCGGTAAGTTTTCTTCCACCCAAACTTTTTCTTGCTCTGGAGTTATTTCCATAAAGGTATCTTCCAGTTCTATGATAATTTCTTCTTTATCTGTAGAAGAAAGTTGTAACTCTTCAGTAGTCTCATAACCATCTACCATATTTGAATAGACAGAACCAAATAAGATAGATCCAGCAAAGGCTATTGCAAATCCTTGCCCTACAATTTCTTTCATCGTTTCAGACAAACCTGAAGCTTCTCCATCTTGTGATGAAGGTACTTTGATCATCGTTAATGTTGCAATTTGAGCCATAACCAATCCACAACCAATACCGAAAACTAAGGCTCCAGATGCTGTAGAAGTCCAACTCATATCTACTGATGCTTGTTGAGTCAATAAGAATGATCCTCCCAAAATGATAATGAAACCAACGATCACAATTAGTTTTGGAGAAATTTTCTCCCCTAAACTAGCGGTTCCAAAAGCTGTGAATGCCACACCAATTGAAATGGGTAAAGTGGTTAAAGCTGTATCAAATGAATCTAACCCTGCAGCTGATTGTACAAAAACTGAGACTGTAAAT is from Flammeovirga agarivorans and encodes:
- a CDS encoding BamA/TamA family outer membrane protein, with protein sequence MKSICVHIFLFVLSITLSKAQVDSVEQKVYKNNILPSPTFTYSPRTDVVLGLYLLYQFKFDRKDHNTRPSNINIYYGSSYKGQNYLSSEHTILTNHEQYYFKGIFEYKKTPEKLYRLGPDSPNEEWVNAEYHSIEFKERFLKQIQPKIFMGARIRSINIFDVSYQKDSGEAIEPPPELPYADGGSYLGIGPVFMWDKRNSILTPTKNYYLDVAAVFYKSLMDKGSFFTLEIDGRRYHDLTNDGKNVLAYHLLFKSTFGDVPFHELSMIGGKQILRGYELGRFRDDHAIQLQAEFRKNIIGRFGATAFVGTGTVFDEFQDFQHLKAALGGGLRFNINRKDPTNVRIDFAWSVTDYNKGLYITLGEAF
- a CDS encoding alginate export family protein, with the protein product MVNSKWNICFLLIFLIPLFSEGQDSLSWPLESYQDRRYKENWKLDDWSERRSRAQDWSDLIKNVPLSNNHKIWASFGGQVRLRYMPTVNEEFMSQNSGLFTFRTRAHADIHFGDNFRVFAEGIYSNTTKDNSDRLGAGTPVTDGAFLNLFAEYRFDLYNNTFMGVWAGRRELQGGHERLLSPGNWLITRRSFDGAGFYVGNKSDKLVAFVSKPVIPVPDGYTTRDENTTFWGVRYESMDVAYSTTAGFGVPSWSSFDRTYFEPYFYGLHRNNAVYEEGTANEQRYTAGFLLAGPIKRIFNYEVEAMYQFGSFGDQNISAYSITTEFGVSFPKVPLQPHVWVGFDYSSGDQNKGDNTLGTFNPLFPQVAQFFGEHGAMDRKNLTSISANVDFTVFNIVKSRLTYWNFQRSSLNDAVYNTSNGILRTGESNSRDLGDSMQLSSVITLNRHWEICATYNFWVPGQYFWETQSGNAHTQHFFMLTTQFTF
- a CDS encoding NAD kinase, translated to MKYQKLAFLKSGSPKSEEAYNLLLAKHENHSPEDADVIVALGGDGFLLQVLHTYPHLDKPIFGMNRGTLGFLLNEYKDDVDLLERINHSQDVHLCPISVDIEDDQGEHFHYKAYNEVSVIRYSGQSANLQISVNGKVTLEHLNADGVLVATPAGSTAYNFSAHGPIIPLNANLLALTPVSPFRPRRWKGALLPNDVTIEIKNLDPTKRPIGAAADSKEVKNAVHAKVWQDKKDTRHLLFDQDQSLEDRIMLEQFSI